The following coding sequences lie in one Acropora palmata chromosome 3, jaAcrPala1.3, whole genome shotgun sequence genomic window:
- the LOC141877904 gene encoding uncharacterized protein LOC141877904 isoform X1, which yields MESIHIWLRAETKPNERRRALTPEKCRLLVERGFQVTVELSDQCAYKNENFHCVPGVNMVPCGSWVSAPKDAYILGLKELPFCEEPISQKHIFFAHAYKNQTGWEDLLYRFIMGGGSILDIEYMTDENGNRVVAEFSAMAGLCGLGIGILAWCHQQISPDKPMPAIKPYSSEAALIDHIRMELKQVAKFKGISDMFPSIIVIGALGRCGKGAIDLAHKVGIPEAAIAKWDLDETKHGGPFKEILKYDILANCILLTENIPPFVTKDMLELEERKLGVVVDVSCDPNNPFNPLPFYDSATTFDKPCERVKLNSNRPVDVSAIDHLPSVLPCNSSERFANKMTPYLLSLPEDPAWVRTRQMFEGKADEAQKVKEKYLSSVIFRDKQTVGL from the exons ATGGAATCTATTCACATATGGCTCCGCGCTGAGACAAAACCAAACGAACGGCGCAGAGCCTTAACTCCCGAAAAATGCAGACTTCTGGTGGAAAGAG GTTTTCAAGTTACTGTGGAATTGTCAGATCAGTGTGCCTataagaatgaaaattttcattg TGTGCCAGGTGTCAACATGGTCCCATGTGGTTCATGGGTCAGTGCTCCTAAAGATGCCTATATTTTGGGGCTAAAGGAGCTTCCATTCTGTGAGGAACCAATATCACAGAAGCACATTTTCTTTGCTCATGCTTACAAG AATCAAACTGGTTGGGAAGACTTACTGTATCGCTTTATCATGGGAGGAGGAAGCATCTTGGACATTGAATATATGACAGATGAGAATG GGAATAGAGTTGTGGCAGAGTTCAGTGCAATGGCAGGTCTTTGTGGACTGGGAATCGGAATACTTGCTTGGTGCCACCAACAGATCAG TCCTGATAAACCAATGCCTGCTATAAAGCCTTACAGCAGTGAAGCTGCACTTATTGATCATATCAGAATGGAACTCAAACAAGTTGCAAAGTTTAAAG GCATTAGTGATATGTTTCCTAGTATCATTGTGATTGGTGCTTTGGGTCGCTGTGGGAAAGGAGCAATTGATTTGGCTCACAAAGTAGGCATCCCTGA AGCAGCCATAGCTAAATGGGATCTGGATGAAACCAAGCATGGCGGCCCCTTTAAAGAGATTCTCAAATATGACATTCTTGCAAACTGCATTTTACTTACAGAG AATATACCACCATTTGTTACAAAGGATATGCTGGAATTAGAGGAAAG AAAATTAGGTGTGGTGGTTGATGTGAGCTGTGACCCCAACAACCCATTCAACCCACTACCATTCTATGATTCAGCAACAACGTTTGACAAACCATGTGAAAGAGTAAAGCTCAA CTCCAACAGGCCTGTTGATGTGTCTGCTATAGATCACCTACCATCTGTTTTGCCTTGTAATAGCAGTGAAAGATttgcaaacaaaatgacaCCCTACTTGTTGAGCTTACCAGAG GATCCTGCTTGGGTCAGAACAAGGCAGATGTTTGAAGGAAAAGCTGACGAAGCTCAAAAAGTcaaggaaaaatatctttcatCAGTGATATTCAGAGACAAGCAAACTGTTGGTCTTTaa
- the LOC141877904 gene encoding uncharacterized protein LOC141877904 isoform X3 gives MESIHIWLRAETKPNERRRALTPEKCRLLVERGFQVTVELSDQCAYKNENFHCVPGVNMVPCGSWVSAPKDAYILGLKELPFCEEPISQKHIFFAHAYKNQTGWEDLLYRFIMGGGSILDIEYMTDENGNRVVAEFSAMAGLCGLGIGILAWCHQQISPDKPMPAIKPYSSEAALIDHIRMELKQVAKFKGISDMFPSIIVIGALGRCGKGAIDLAHKVGIPEAAIAKWDLDETKHGGPFKEILKYDILANCILLTENIPPFVTKDMLELEERKLGVVVDVSCDPNNPFNPLPFYDSATTFDKPCERVKLNSERFANKMTPYLLSLPEDPAWVRTRQMFEGKADEAQKVKEKYLSSVIFRDKQTVGL, from the exons ATGGAATCTATTCACATATGGCTCCGCGCTGAGACAAAACCAAACGAACGGCGCAGAGCCTTAACTCCCGAAAAATGCAGACTTCTGGTGGAAAGAG GTTTTCAAGTTACTGTGGAATTGTCAGATCAGTGTGCCTataagaatgaaaattttcattg TGTGCCAGGTGTCAACATGGTCCCATGTGGTTCATGGGTCAGTGCTCCTAAAGATGCCTATATTTTGGGGCTAAAGGAGCTTCCATTCTGTGAGGAACCAATATCACAGAAGCACATTTTCTTTGCTCATGCTTACAAG AATCAAACTGGTTGGGAAGACTTACTGTATCGCTTTATCATGGGAGGAGGAAGCATCTTGGACATTGAATATATGACAGATGAGAATG GGAATAGAGTTGTGGCAGAGTTCAGTGCAATGGCAGGTCTTTGTGGACTGGGAATCGGAATACTTGCTTGGTGCCACCAACAGATCAG TCCTGATAAACCAATGCCTGCTATAAAGCCTTACAGCAGTGAAGCTGCACTTATTGATCATATCAGAATGGAACTCAAACAAGTTGCAAAGTTTAAAG GCATTAGTGATATGTTTCCTAGTATCATTGTGATTGGTGCTTTGGGTCGCTGTGGGAAAGGAGCAATTGATTTGGCTCACAAAGTAGGCATCCCTGA AGCAGCCATAGCTAAATGGGATCTGGATGAAACCAAGCATGGCGGCCCCTTTAAAGAGATTCTCAAATATGACATTCTTGCAAACTGCATTTTACTTACAGAG AATATACCACCATTTGTTACAAAGGATATGCTGGAATTAGAGGAAAG AAAATTAGGTGTGGTGGTTGATGTGAGCTGTGACCCCAACAACCCATTCAACCCACTACCATTCTATGATTCAGCAACAACGTTTGACAAACCATGTGAAAGAGTAAAGCTCAA CAGTGAAAGATttgcaaacaaaatgacaCCCTACTTGTTGAGCTTACCAGAG GATCCTGCTTGGGTCAGAACAAGGCAGATGTTTGAAGGAAAAGCTGACGAAGCTCAAAAAGTcaaggaaaaatatctttcatCAGTGATATTCAGAGACAAGCAAACTGTTGGTCTTTaa
- the LOC141877904 gene encoding uncharacterized protein LOC141877904 isoform X2, with protein MQLGDGLGSSLVPALGQPKKNICFQVTVELSDQCAYKNENFHCVPGVNMVPCGSWVSAPKDAYILGLKELPFCEEPISQKHIFFAHAYKNQTGWEDLLYRFIMGGGSILDIEYMTDENGNRVVAEFSAMAGLCGLGIGILAWCHQQISPDKPMPAIKPYSSEAALIDHIRMELKQVAKFKGISDMFPSIIVIGALGRCGKGAIDLAHKVGIPEAAIAKWDLDETKHGGPFKEILKYDILANCILLTENIPPFVTKDMLELEERKLGVVVDVSCDPNNPFNPLPFYDSATTFDKPCERVKLNSNRPVDVSAIDHLPSVLPCNSSERFANKMTPYLLSLPEDPAWVRTRQMFEGKADEAQKVKEKYLSSVIFRDKQTVGL; from the exons ATGCAACTGGGGGATGGATTGGGCAGCTCGCTAGTCCCAGCTTTAGGACagccaaagaaaaatattt GTTTTCAAGTTACTGTGGAATTGTCAGATCAGTGTGCCTataagaatgaaaattttcattg TGTGCCAGGTGTCAACATGGTCCCATGTGGTTCATGGGTCAGTGCTCCTAAAGATGCCTATATTTTGGGGCTAAAGGAGCTTCCATTCTGTGAGGAACCAATATCACAGAAGCACATTTTCTTTGCTCATGCTTACAAG AATCAAACTGGTTGGGAAGACTTACTGTATCGCTTTATCATGGGAGGAGGAAGCATCTTGGACATTGAATATATGACAGATGAGAATG GGAATAGAGTTGTGGCAGAGTTCAGTGCAATGGCAGGTCTTTGTGGACTGGGAATCGGAATACTTGCTTGGTGCCACCAACAGATCAG TCCTGATAAACCAATGCCTGCTATAAAGCCTTACAGCAGTGAAGCTGCACTTATTGATCATATCAGAATGGAACTCAAACAAGTTGCAAAGTTTAAAG GCATTAGTGATATGTTTCCTAGTATCATTGTGATTGGTGCTTTGGGTCGCTGTGGGAAAGGAGCAATTGATTTGGCTCACAAAGTAGGCATCCCTGA AGCAGCCATAGCTAAATGGGATCTGGATGAAACCAAGCATGGCGGCCCCTTTAAAGAGATTCTCAAATATGACATTCTTGCAAACTGCATTTTACTTACAGAG AATATACCACCATTTGTTACAAAGGATATGCTGGAATTAGAGGAAAG AAAATTAGGTGTGGTGGTTGATGTGAGCTGTGACCCCAACAACCCATTCAACCCACTACCATTCTATGATTCAGCAACAACGTTTGACAAACCATGTGAAAGAGTAAAGCTCAA CTCCAACAGGCCTGTTGATGTGTCTGCTATAGATCACCTACCATCTGTTTTGCCTTGTAATAGCAGTGAAAGATttgcaaacaaaatgacaCCCTACTTGTTGAGCTTACCAGAG GATCCTGCTTGGGTCAGAACAAGGCAGATGTTTGAAGGAAAAGCTGACGAAGCTCAAAAAGTcaaggaaaaatatctttcatCAGTGATATTCAGAGACAAGCAAACTGTTGGTCTTTaa